The following is a genomic window from Strongyloides ratti genome assembly S_ratti_ED321, chromosome : 1.
TCGAAAGTGCACAAAACATAGGAGGATTTTCAGGTTTAATTATATCCAATTTATGAAGATATTCAATAACAACAAGAATTTGTATCATTTTCGTAATAAAATGACGTTGAAGCGCCTTCATTCCCAATTGATTTATTGAAGCTTTTGTTCCAGTAGggcaaaattttttactattgaCAATTCTtggatttaaaaaaacatttctagtcaaaaaagttataaatacATTATGACTAGTACTGTAATCTATGATATTTAAGTCTacattaaatatacattCTATAGCAAGACGTAACCAAACAggtgaaaaatttaataaaacaccAATTATTTCACGTTGCAATCCTATGTCTGCATAAACCTTTAGATCATGTATAGAAATATTAGGTTCATTTTCAACTAATtcctttattttatttaaaaattcaacatTCTTAAGATGTTGCTTAGCTTTAGTAACAGATTCCATCCattgttttctttttctagATATTAATCCTGATgattcatttaaattaactaAATGATCAGTTGGCACTTCaggattttttaaaacatttcttAGAATTTCATCAGCTTTGTTTCGAGCTTTTTCTGAAAAAGCATGAATATCTTCTGAGTTATCTTTGCTAACTcctattaaataattaatccATGAAGTTAAAGCTATGgcatttcttttttcaatttcttcCTTTGATTCAACAACTATAGTTTCAGATAGCAACTTTGTCGTACTTAAAATTGATTCAGTGTATGTAACCGTTAAGTTGACATCAGCTATTGTACCGGAAGGTACAGTAACAGCACCTTCTCCCAAAAACTTTTTCGTTGTCTCCAACACATCAATATGAGCTTCTTTTTCTAATCTTTCCTGTCTAAAACGTTCAGCTGCTTTTTCTCTTGATTTATTCCTCCTCTCTAAAGCGGCAAGTCTACGTCTCTTTCGAGCTTCAAAgtcaatattttctttatcttcAAAAATATGATTACTGAAGTTACAAACCTCAACTTCTTCCTCTATAATTGTATTTTCTGCAAaagtaaaagaaattaataatacaaaaattacaagaaaacaaacttttattatatcttttgtTAAGTCTTTCAATCATTCGACTTCTTTTATCACTAACTATCCCATTCATTTGCAAATTTGAACCAGGAGAAAGAAATACACGATCACCATTTTCTTCATTTACTCCATCAATGCCAGCATCTTTGAAAAAACTTCTTGGTGTCCGAGCTGTTGAGGCATTCATTGTTGAAGACAAAGCATCACAACCATTCAAAATTGTTTCATCTAGAAAtgatttttgaataaaaaaattttaaatttacccataattacaaaaaattttatacagcaaaaatatacaatctgattaatttaaaattgataacaGCAAAAAAGATGACTGAAAATGTTTGCTTAtaaattaatcaaaattCACAATACTAatcaaaatttgtttttatacaAATCGCTCTGAGAGTTATGTGGGTTGGAGGGAAGGAAATAATTCTAATTACTATGGAAGGTCATATTTTCTTTGTGTTTTGTACTGGAGAATTTTAAATGAGTATGTAGATTTACAGTATAGTTTGTTAGTATCTTCCTATTGAGCCAAAATGATGTGTGTAACAACAACAAAGAAGAAAATTTGTATATTgtgaaatgttaaaatataacttttttaaaaaaaaaatgtttaattaatatgtttgtataaaaaaatttatttttgttattttaaaattttttttattattattgggTTTTTTGCTAATAATTTGACTATTATGATAactttatcataaaaaaatgttcttGTCACTCTAGTACTAAAAGTAATAAGGATTATAGGGTAGTCAAAAACTACAAGAAGCTTTTGAAGGCAGATTAATTTTctgtaataaaattattttttaaaactttgaAAAATAAGATTTTCATATAGTGCAAAGAAtagcaaatattttaaattttatgtatatttatctAATAGGAAGATCTTCGTGGATCATCCTgtatatagataaaattcttttatttattttctgtagtaattttgaaataacaagatatttaaattaacaactttaaattttaaatataaactagaattttaattttatataataaagttataaataaagtattacTATTCAAAAAGTGATTTTTTTATggcaaatttttaatattattgctacataatatttacaaaagttttgttaattgtaatatcaaaaaatttattaaacttaattttgaatcaaaacaataaatgaaacacattaataaaatttgatcaTATCAGtaacaacaaaatatattttaatatgtagGAAATTGGTTATCTATAAGCTGATTCCAAGCTTCATATCCACCAATCACATCTTTCAAAACAATACTTTTGTCATTTATCTTTGATTTCATCTTTTCTACAGCTTTCTGAGAATCATTTCCACGATGgcaaataacaaaaatattatgtggTTTTTTATTTGTCTTTTGTTCAATATCTTTCAAAGTAATTTTGTCAATTTCTCTTAATGgaatattaaatgtatttgTTAGATGACAAATTTCAAATTCTTCTTTGCTCCTACAATCAATTAAAACATAATTCTCTTCATCCAATGAAGCTAATTCTTTAACACCAATTCTTTCATCTTCTCCAAGAATGTTGATGCTCAAAATTTTGTCAGTAGCCGTTGCACTACAAAAAACTTCATAATCTATGagttcttttatttttggaTCATCACCACAAACAacacaattattatttcttcctctcagtttaatatttcttgTGACTCCATCCATAccatcaaataaaaataactttccAGCAAAGTTAGGTTTTAAACCACTgagaattttaataatttctaaaGCTTCCATTGAACCAATCACTCCTACAATTGGACCTAGAACGCCTCCCTCACTACAATTTGTAACACTTTCAGGTGGTGGTGGAACAGGAAACAAACACCTATAACAGGgacaatttttatcataactATATGTAGTTAGTTGGCCTTCCCATCCTAATGCTGAACCCGAtactaatattttcttatacAAAACAGAAGCatcatttaaaagatatcTTGTAACAACATTATCAGAACAATCACCTATAACATCATACTCAGACATGATTTCTTTGACATTTTTCGATGATATCAAAGTTTCATAGGCTTTAACTTCAATTGTTGGATTTAATGATtcaataaaagattttaacgATATACTCTTATTCATTccaacatttttttctttatgtCCTACTTGTCTATGAAGATTATCAATAGAAATTACATCATGATCAACAATTCCTATCTTCCCAACACCAGCAGCAGCCAAATAAATAGCCACTGGACATCCTAAGCCACCTGCACCAATTATTAGGGCACTACcactttttaatttcttctgTGCTAAAATACAAATTCATTAATTTACAAGATTTATGAATCTTCTCTTGCCATCAACACCAAATCCACGGAGAATTAATTGTCTGGAGAAACGATTAATGTCTTCTTTTGATAATGGTGAAACAAATCCAGGCATCAGTAagctattttaaaataagaaaaatatttttaccaaAGTAATTAGGAAAAGTtgtgaaataaaaaatattatactttaaGATACACCCCTCCAAATAAAATCGTATTAACAatcactttttttaaaaataaatggagGCAAGTTatgtttatcaaaaatatttatttttacaatacaATTTTGAGAAATTATCTtattaagttttttattatttctatttttttaaattagtagatttttattcaagcttgttttattatataagtCTTCctaattatcatatatttttttggcaaaaaaaaatttgtttttttctttctgAAATCACTTCTTTTGTGTATCTtttagttattaaaattcaTTATTGCAAGTGTTATAGTAGAAAATTGTAAGttagttttttatttaaaaatttatttacttttcaaactaataaaaaaatttatgctctcaatatgtatttttcaaagtttaaaaaaattttttttttcttcactaaaacagatattttttattttaaatatttttaaatagaaatctaaattattttaaggatatattttaaaattaatagaaaaattttaataattaaaatgcCATTTATATAGCTTTTTGTAGTATATCTtctaaagaaatattttggAGAAATATATgctaattataaaatattactgaAATGATTATTAACACATATGTGATTAAAATGTAccgaaaaaatatttttgtagtatgtataattttagaaacctaaatgttatttcatcaaatatatataaaattaatttaactaaatttttttcaactcCAGTAAAATCTACTATTCCAGcaaattttcatatatttgATAGAAACGTCAAAAGACATCAAAGAAATTGGAGTGCAAGGCAACCAGAATATAATGATGTTCAATATCTTCATGAGGAGATAGGATATAGGATTGCTGATAAAGTTTTTGATTTAACAAAGTTCAATGAAAAAGTTTTAGATTTAGGTTGTTTAGGAGGATTTATATCTccacatttaataaaagaaaatgttgGAACTATTGTTCAATGTGACATGTCTGAAGAATTAGTTGAAAGGAGTAATGTTCCTCCAGAAGAAGAGGTATAATTTTGatgtttgataaaattttaagaatatttatagGATATTAAAGTTGTCAAAGTTGTTAGTGACGAAGAATTAGTGGATTTTGAAGATAATTCATTTGATTTAGTTTTAAGTAGTTGTTCTGCACATTGGATTAATGATCTTCCAGGATGGTTCAGAAGGTGTCATAATGTTCTTAAAGAAGATTCTCCAATGATTGGATGTATGTTTTATGGTGACACACTTTTTGAATTACGGGTTTCTCTTCAATTAGCTGAAATGGAACGTCTTGGAGGAATTGGTGCTCATGTATCACCATTTGTTCAACCTCAAGATATTAGTCATATGATGAATAAAGCTGGTTTTGATATGGTAACATTAGATTGTGATGAAATAGAAATTGGATATCCAAGTATGTTAGCTTTGATGTATGATCTTCAATTAATGGGTGAATCAAATGCCTCCGTCAACAGAAGTGGTTCATTACGAAAAGATACTTTAATTGCTGCTGATGCAATTTACAAAACAATGTATGGAAAAGAAAATAGGTATCCGGCAACGtttcaatttattaattttattggttGGAAACCTGGTCAAAATATGCCACGACCAGCCAAAAGAGGATCACAGAATGCTTCACTTAAAGATTTAAGtgaaattattgaaaaaggaccagaaaattatattaaaaattaaaaagaaaattttataaattatttataataaagttttttatattaagtggttatttctaaaaaaaaagaataattaacttttctctcaataaatataatatttatttattgtatccTTACAATGACATAATCTTAATTTCTTCTTTTCATCCTCTCTTCTACCCTCATTAACCTcttttattacatatttaCATTCCAGTGATTTTCAGGCATCCAtgtaacaatataaaaactaCAACCTAAATTATTTCCTCCAATTAACTCTCTCTTCccttcttttcttttttatatactataCCTCAACTTTCATTTAGATTCAATAAttacattataatatatatgggacaaaataattaatatacaaaaaGTCTTTTATgattcaataaataattataagaaGAATAACAtataagatatattattaaaaattatttcactCTATTGTTTAGagaaaatagtaaaaatatttagtttcatttatttatttttttattatttattaccaataatatattttctatgtatttattaatattattttgtattttaattaaattaggtatgtttaaatattaagcaaaaaaaaaaataatagtataattattgtttttaaggATCATTAAAAGAGATATGTGAAAATGGATCATATGTTTTCACAAAAGCTACCtctttaacaataaataaagacCCATATAAAACTTCTTCTGCTAATAGTAGAACAAATTGTTGGTTATCCTGTACAAATGATGATGAATGTTTAACATTTTCTTATAATTCAATTAATGGAACttgtaatttatttacagAAAATGGTTTACCATTTGGAAGTGGAAATTTAATAGTTACAGAGGATGAAAATGATGAATTTTATCAATCTATATGTATACATTCATTAAATACCTGTAATACTTCATCTGCTTTTGATAGATATCcacaatatttattaataggATATTCagaaaaagttataaaagaAACATTAGGTCTTGAGGAATGTTTTAAACATTGTCTGGaatcaacaaaaaattataatcttAATTGTAGATCattaatgtttaattatgaaaataatgaatgtattttaaatagtataacaaaaaatgactatccaaatttatttgttccaaatgataatgatgatgtaatagattattttgaaaataattgtattgatggtaagttaaaatataataataatatttatattatagtaTCTTGTACAAATGATGAATCAATATTTTGGATACAAactaattattttagaaatataacaaatagtGATACATATGTTGTTTATGAAAATACACCAAAAGATAGGTGTGTGGAAGCTTGTACAGACAATGAATCTATAAATGAAGAAGgatttaattgtaaattaatgatatatgATGATGATACAAGAGAATGTATCTTATCTAAAGGTTCTCTTATTGGTGGAAATCAAATTCAGGAtgcaaattatttttataaagaaaaaatatgcCTTCAATCAGATATAAAATGTAATGGTAATGCTTTTGAATTTATTACTAAtcattttcttaatattacTGGTGAAACGTTATATGAAATTTCTTTATCTACTTGTTTAGAAGCATGTttaaaatggaaaaaaacaTGTACTTCTATTTCTTATGACAAAAATCACCAGAAATGTTTTTTACAAGAAAAATCTAGATTTTCTCATCCAAGATTTTTTGTACGTGATGataatatgatatatattgataatatttgtGAATATGATTTGACAAGTATTActaaaaatactattaataaaaaaccTAAAATTTCAACTCATGGtgaagaaaatttttcaCCAA
Proteins encoded in this region:
- a CDS encoding Adenylyltransferase and sulfurtransferase MOCS3, with protein sequence MPGFVSPLSKEDINRFSRQLILRGFGVDAQKKLKSGSALIIGAGGLGCPVAIYLAAAGVGKIGIVDHDVISIDNLHRQVGHKEKNVGMNKSISLKSFIESLNPTIEVKAYETLISSKNVKEIMSEYDVIGDCSDNVVTRYLLNDASVLYKKILVSGSALGWEGQLTTYSYDKNCPCYRCLFPVPPPPESVTNCSEGGVLGPIVGVIGSMEALEIIKILSGLKPNFAGKLFLFDGMDGVTRNIKLRGRNNNCVVCGDDPKIKELIDYEVFCSATATDKILSINILGEDERIGVKELASLDEENYVLIDCRSKEEFEICHLTNTFNIPLREIDKITLKDIEQKTNKKPHNIFVICHRGNDSQKAVEKMKSKINDKSIVLKDVIGGYEAWNQLIDNQFPTY
- a CDS encoding No mechanoreceptor potential A, which gives rise to MYLLILFCILIKLGSLKEICENGSYVFTKATSLTINKDPYKTSSANSRTNCWLSCTNDDECLTFSYNSINGTCNLFTENGLPFGSGNLIVTEDENDEFYQSICIHSLNTCNTSSAFDRYPQYLLIGYSEKVIKETLGLEECFKHCLESTKNYNLNCRSLMFNYENNECILNSITKNDYPNLFVPNDNDDVIDYFENNCIDVSCTNDESIFWIQTNYFRNITNSDTYVVYENTPKDRCVEACTDNESINEEGFNCKLMIYDDDTRECILSKGSLIGGNQIQDANYFYKEKICLQSDIKCNGNAFEFITNHFLNITGETLYEISLSTCLEACLKWKKTCTSISYDKNHQKCFLQEKSRFSHPRFFVRDDNMIYIDNICEYDLTSITKNTINKKPKISTHGEENFSPKFISPIGLIETITETKPTKKFFSSQNSEENTIILEGPLKTVCMSDGIEVIANFKAPSDGSIAIKDHSLKCKSKFTRTKKAILNIPYPGNEETDQNCPGIEEEPGKWTFIVVVQKDSNNLQGIVDSDDQIFKITCDYTKQQKVNNNAIIHAANLHSHEVKNESKEYKDIYMGLYLNDKPVTTVNLGDEVEIRWIMESKEKIDYSIESCVAERIDGPPPQPPSLQLFKDGCPDPKVKGHLVTGPIQKITNGYSSLIKIFRFEGSKKVRIRCSVNVCLDSCSKTICQDDENISKESSVNDNSFKYNNLKKRYSDISEEKVITGIFSIIDNKIPKNSQSMSLEDNRSTTQKYCLSKLTFEGVIIFVILSFIHSIASIIVWIRKVFIKKNIK
- a CDS encoding NADH dehydrogenase [ubiquinone] 1 alpha subcomplex assembly factor 5 encodes the protein MYNFRNLNVISSNIYKINLTKFFSTPVKSTIPANFHIFDRNVKRHQRNWSARQPEYNDVQYLHEEIGYRIADKVFDLTKFNEKVLDLGCLGGFISPHLIKENVGTIVQCDMSEELVERSNVPPEEEDIKVVKVVSDEELVDFEDNSFDLVLSSCSAHWINDLPGWFRRCHNVLKEDSPMIGSEMERLGGIGAHVSPFVQPQDISHMMNKAGFDMVTLDCDEIEIGYPSMLALMYDLQLMGESNASVNRSGSLRKDTLIAADAIYKTMYGKENRYPATFQFINFIGWKPGQNMPRPAKRGSQNASLKDLSEIIEKGPENYIKN